A window of Funiculus sociatus GB2-C1 contains these coding sequences:
- a CDS encoding FecR family protein: MTSNFLVVQKPSFAIQEIRVNRWLEVRQMIGNVIYYQGSKSFAARLGTRLQNVGDAIETGAKSSAVIAVDTEMGVINVSEKTTVRVQELHSTGDGGRVTRLQVTGGQVRLRLLPFTNPGSQLEIQTPAGVSAVRGTEFGVIVHPDGKTGVATREGKVLTISQGKGVLVGAGYSILMIPGQAPSAPVALTGDVGDASLKLQLLTTEANQMARITGKVEATNLVSIADTPVATNLNGQFDVKVPIPFDRRIEAVVTTPLGKRQVYELAVP, from the coding sequence TTGACTTCTAATTTTTTAGTTGTCCAAAAACCAAGTTTTGCCATCCAAGAAATACGAGTTAATCGCTGGCTGGAAGTCCGACAAATGATCGGTAATGTAATTTATTATCAAGGAAGTAAATCTTTTGCGGCTAGGCTTGGTACGCGACTTCAGAATGTCGGCGATGCGATTGAAACTGGTGCCAAATCCAGTGCTGTTATCGCTGTAGACACGGAAATGGGTGTTATAAATGTTTCCGAAAAAACAACCGTGCGCGTCCAAGAGTTACACAGTACAGGGGACGGAGGGCGAGTGACGCGCTTGCAAGTAACAGGTGGACAAGTCCGCTTGCGATTGTTGCCATTTACTAATCCGGGTTCGCAACTGGAAATTCAGACTCCGGCTGGTGTCAGTGCGGTGCGCGGAACTGAATTTGGTGTAATTGTTCATCCTGATGGGAAGACAGGGGTAGCAACCCGCGAGGGTAAGGTTCTCACTATTTCTCAAGGAAAAGGTGTCTTAGTAGGTGCTGGGTACTCGATTTTGATGATACCTGGTCAAGCGCCTTCAGCTCCGGTTGCTCTGACTGGGGATGTTGGGGATGCGAGTTTGAAACTTCAATTGCTGACGACTGAGGCTAACCAGATGGCACGCATTACAGGTAAGGTGGAGGCGACGAATCTGGTGAGTATTGCTGATACTCCTGTAGCTACAAACTTGAACGGGCAGTTTGATGTGAAGGTGCCAATACCTTTTGATCGTCGTATAGAGGCTGTTGTGACAACACCTTTGGGAAAGCGACAGGTGTATGAATTGGCAGTGCCTTAA